Proteins from a single region of Amblyomma americanum isolate KBUSLIRL-KWMA chromosome 10, ASM5285725v1, whole genome shotgun sequence:
- the LOC144108155 gene encoding kelch domain-containing protein 3-like: MWTVRLGGVPEGAYYTAVSINGKIYSFDPDREDVDRTTRESVEVYAFDPATCQWNQLQTQSLPDGSPWHNNYSRTVVAYGDSAYLWSIRDYIEVGGVVYRFDTRTMAWSLLEVSGQWPELRFGQTACLVGSRVYLYGGWPVDGPPTPQIDFLDLKTLRWHTVPTRGELPENTVYHSASAIGDRMYVWGGAIVLSGRGTAYSSSLVYLDTSTSTWVRPRVDGFAPEGREDHATFVYNGELYVFGGLDFDRDRYFDSIHKYSPERSSWSVVTPKRSGPSARWFPGCCVIDNLLFVFGGRGLKSYATGEQWMQSSAEETSELCEEALTDMHVLDFCPTLKTMCLMAVIDARVHVGHLPPAIKKEVSALTSYSSTSPSS, translated from the coding sequence ATGTGGACGGTGCGGCTGGGAGGCGTGCCGGAAGGCGCATACTACACGGCTGTCTCCATTAATGGCAAGATCTActcgttcgaccccgaccgcgaggACGTGGACCGCACCACACGCGAGTCCGTCGAAGTCTACGCATTCGACCCTGCGACCTGCCAGTGGAaccagctgcagacgcagtcccTTCCGGACGGGAGCCCCTGGCATAATAATTACAGCCGCACGGTCGTCGCCTACGGTGACAGCGCCTACCTCTGGAGCATCCGAGATTATATCGAAGTGGGTGGCGTAGTTTACCGCTTCGACACCAGAACGATGGCATGGAGTCTTCTGGAAGTGTCTGGCCAGTGGCCAGAATTGCGGTTCGGCCAAACTGCATGCTTGGTGGGCAGCCGAGTCTACCTCTATGGTGGATGGCCGGTGGATGGCCCACCCACGCCGCAGATAGATTTCCTCGACCTGAAGACATTGCGCTGGCATACTGTGCCAACCAGGGGCGAGCTGCCGGAGAACACCGTGTACCATTCGGCGTCCGCCATTGGGGACCGTATGTACGTGTGGGGCGGAGCCATTGTGCTCTCTGGCCGAGGCACAGCCTACAGCAGCTCTCTGGTGTACCTGGACACGTCCACCTCGACATGGGTGCGGCCCCGCGTCGATGGCTTTGCCCCCGAAGGGCGCGAAGATCACGCCACCTTCGTCTACAACGGAGAGCTGTATGTATTTGGAGGTTTGGACTTCGACCGGGACCGATACTTTGACAGCATTCACAAGTACAGCCCTGAGAGGTCCTCCTGGAGCGTAGTGACGCCGAAGCGGTCAGGCCCGTCGGCCAGGTGGTTCCCGGGCTGCTGCGTGATTGACAATTTGCTTTTCGTCTTCGGTGGTCGAGGATTGAAATCCTACGCAACGGGCGAGCAGTGGATGCAGTCTAGTGCAGAGGAGACTTCTGAACTATGCGAAGAGGCGCTGACGGATATGCACGTCCTAGACTTTTGTCCGACTTTAAAGACTATGTGCCTGATGGCTGTCATAGATGCACGCGTGCATGTCGGCCACCTGCCGCCGGCCATTAAAAAGGAGGTCAGTGCACTCACAAGCTACAGCAGCACTTCGCCGTCATCTTAG
- the LOC144108156 gene encoding kelch domain-containing protein 3-like yields the protein MWTARLYGVPEGAYYTAVSINGKIYSFDPDREDVDRTTRESVEVYVFDPATYRWNQLQTQSLPDGSPWHNNYSCTVVAYGDSAYLWSSRDYIEVGGVVYRFDTRTMAWSLLEVSGQWPEFRFGQTACLVGSRVYLYGGWPVDGPPTPQIDFLDLKTLRWHTVPTRGELPENTVYHSASAIGDRMYVWGGAIVLSGRGTGYSSSLAYLDTSTSTWVRPRVDGFPPEGREDHATFVYNGELYVFGGLDFDRDRYFGIIHKYNPERSSWSGVTPKRSGPSARRFPGCCVIDNLLFVFGGRGLKSYATVEQWMQSSVEETSELCEEALTDMHVLDFCPTLKTMCLMAVIDARVHVGHLPPAIKKEVSALTSYSSTSPSSQPARSS from the coding sequence ATGTGGACGGCGCGGCTGTATGGCGTGCCGGAAGGCGCATACTACACGGCTGTCTCCATTAATGGCAAGATCTActcgttcgaccccgaccgcgaggACGTGGACCGCACCACACGCGAGTCCGTCGAAGTCTACGTATTCGACCCTGCGACTTACCGGTGGAaccagctgcagacgcagtcccTTCCGGACGGGAGCCCCTGGCATAATAATTACAGCTGCACGGTCGTCGCCTACGGTGACAGCGCCTACCTCTGGAGCAGCCGGGATTATATCGAAGTGGGTGGCGTAGTTTACCGCTTCGACACCAGAACGATGGCATGGAGTCTTCTGGAAGTGTCTGGCCAATGGCCAGAATTTCGGTTCGGCCAAACTGCATGCTTGGTGGGCAGCCGAGTCTACCTCTATGGAGGATGGCCGGTGGATGGCCCACCCACGCCGCAGATAGATTTCCTCGACCTGAAGACATTGCGCTGGCATACTGTGCCAACCAGGGGCGAGCTGCCGGAGAACACCGTGTACCATTCGGCGTCCGCCATTGGGGACCGTATGTACGTATGGGGCGGAGCCATTGTGCTCTCTGGCCGAGGCACAGGCTACAGCAGCTCTCTGGCGTATCTGGACACGTCCACCTCGACATGGGTGCGGCCCCGCGTCGATGGCTTTCCCCCCGAAGGGCGCGAAGATCACGCCACCTTCGTCTACAACGGAGAACTGTATGTATTTGGAGGTTTGGACTTCGACCGGGACCGATACTTTGGCATCATCCACAAGTACAACCCTGAGAGGTCCTCCTGGAGCGGAGTGACGCCGAAGCGATCAGGCCCGTCGGCCAGGCGGTTCCCGGGCTGCTGCGTGATTGACAATTTGCTTTTCGTCTTCGGTGGTCGAGGATTGAAATCCTACGCAACGGTCGAGCAGTGGATGCAGTCTAGTGTAGAGGAGACTTCTGAACTATGCGAAGAGGCGCTGACGGATATGCACGTGCTAGACTTTTGTCCGACTTTGAAGACTATGTGCCTGATGGCTGTCATAGACGCACGCGTGCATGTCGGCCACCTGCCGCCTGCCATTAAAAAGGAGGTCAGTGCACTCACAAGCTACAGCAGCACTTCGCCGTCATCTCAGCCTGCACGCTCAAGCTGA